The following proteins are co-located in the Thermoanaerobacterales bacterium genome:
- a CDS encoding DUF255 domain-containing protein, with the protein MAEQRFHFSPRPNRAHEINWREWGDAPFAEALVERKLVLLSISGVWCHWCHVMDETSYSDPEIIFLVNERFIPVRVDTDQRPDVNARYNLGGWPTTAILTPEGRLVTGGTYMPPDELRPLLEKASRLFAEEPEAFRSDEPILRGPELAVTEELTLEFYEGVAGRLRRAFDRRYGGFGRAPKFPMVEALEMALNLYYHGSREDDLEMASFSLKVMAGGGMYDPVEGGFFRYSTSRDWLIPHYEKMLEDNAGLLGVLALTYQVTGDVHFLDVARDVMRYLEENLHLPDSRCWAGSQDADEGYYMRDLPERRRMGRPYIDRRIYTDFNALLVRSLCQLAWVTGEGRWQEMALATLNALWRRAYREGQGMGHVIDDKGLVSLVGRLEDQVATGRACLAAYQGTGDGVWLERSRALAAVCRARLRAPNGGFYDIPPDPGAPGALAVPLVDFQSNARAARWLVEQSALTGTEDDRREAVAAVKTALAGGREAGIHAAGLALAVYECLAPATTVRVVGRPGKETAALHRAALAAYRPGKAVRLLEAGRHDEALREAGYAAGAKPQAYVCIGRHCLAPVGGPAELVDLLQRAQAPDAKGAPGDPATAPG; encoded by the coding sequence TGGCGGAGCAGCGGTTTCACTTTTCACCGCGCCCGAACCGGGCGCACGAGATCAACTGGCGGGAATGGGGGGATGCCCCCTTCGCTGAAGCGCTGGTGGAGCGAAAGCTGGTCCTCCTGTCGATCAGCGGTGTCTGGTGCCACTGGTGCCACGTTATGGACGAGACCAGCTACTCCGACCCGGAGATCATTTTTCTCGTGAATGAGCGGTTCATCCCGGTACGGGTGGACACGGACCAGCGGCCGGACGTCAATGCCCGGTACAACCTCGGCGGGTGGCCGACGACGGCCATCCTGACGCCCGAGGGTCGGCTGGTGACCGGCGGGACCTATATGCCGCCCGACGAACTCCGCCCGCTGCTGGAGAAGGCGAGCCGCCTGTTCGCCGAGGAGCCGGAGGCCTTCCGGTCGGATGAGCCGATCCTGCGTGGGCCGGAGCTCGCCGTAACGGAGGAACTCACGCTGGAGTTTTATGAAGGTGTCGCCGGCCGGTTGCGCCGCGCCTTCGACCGCCGGTACGGGGGGTTCGGACGCGCGCCCAAGTTTCCCATGGTGGAGGCCCTGGAGATGGCCCTGAACCTTTATTACCATGGGTCCCGCGAGGATGATCTTGAAATGGCGTCCTTCAGCCTGAAGGTGATGGCGGGCGGGGGCATGTACGACCCGGTCGAAGGGGGATTTTTCCGTTACAGTACCAGCCGGGACTGGCTTATTCCTCATTACGAGAAAATGCTCGAAGACAACGCCGGCCTCCTGGGGGTACTGGCGCTGACCTACCAGGTGACGGGGGACGTCCACTTCCTGGACGTGGCCAGGGACGTCATGCGCTACCTGGAGGAAAACCTCCACCTTCCGGACTCCCGTTGCTGGGCCGGAAGCCAGGACGCCGACGAGGGGTATTATATGCGCGACCTGCCGGAGCGGCGCCGGATGGGGCGCCCCTACATCGACCGCCGCATTTACACCGACTTCAACGCCCTTCTGGTCCGGAGCCTCTGCCAGCTGGCCTGGGTGACGGGGGAGGGCCGTTGGCAGGAGATGGCGCTTGCCACCCTGAACGCCCTTTGGCGGCGCGCCTACCGTGAAGGGCAAGGGATGGGCCACGTGATCGATGACAAAGGCCTGGTGAGCCTGGTGGGCCGGCTTGAAGACCAGGTGGCGACCGGGAGGGCCTGCCTTGCGGCCTACCAGGGCACGGGGGACGGGGTCTGGCTGGAGCGTTCGCGGGCTTTGGCCGCCGTTTGCCGTGCCCGGCTACGGGCCCCAAACGGGGGCTTCTACGATATCCCGCCCGACCCGGGGGCGCCGGGGGCCCTGGCCGTCCCCCTGGTCGATTTCCAGAGCAATGCCCGCGCGGCGCGGTGGCTGGTTGAGCAGTCCGCCCTGACCGGAACGGAAGACGACCGGCGGGAAGCCGTCGCCGCGGTGAAGACAGCCCTGGCCGGCGGGCGCGAGGCCGGCATCCACGCAGCCGGCCTGGCCCTCGCCGTTTACGAATGCCTGGCTCCCGCGACGACGGTAAGGGTGGTCGGGCGACCAGGCAAAGAGACGGCGGCGCTGCATCGCGCTGCCTTGGCCGCTTACCGGCCGGGGAAGGCCGTGCGCCTGCTCGAGGCCGGGCGCCACGACGAGGCGCTGCGGGAAGCCGGATACGCAGCCGGCGCGAAACCCCAGGCGTACGTCTGTATCGGCAGGCATTGCCTGGCTCCGGTCGGCGGGCCTGCGGAACTGGTCGACCTGCTGCAGCGGGCGCAGGCGCCGGACGCCAAGGGGGCCCCCGGCGATCCGGCAACCGCACCAGGATAA